One Rhea pennata isolate bPtePen1 chromosome 3, bPtePen1.pri, whole genome shotgun sequence DNA segment encodes these proteins:
- the CAPN11 gene encoding calpain-11 has product MMPFGGIAARLQRDRLKAEGVGQHHNAIKYLNQDYEALKQECLESGTLFRDPQFPASPSALGFKELGPHSSKTRGVEWKRPSELVDDPQFIVGGATRTDICQGALGDCWLLAAIGSLTLNEELLHRVVPHGQSFQEDYAGIFHFQIWQFGEWVDVVVDDQLPTKDGELLFVHSAECTEFWSALLEKAYAKLNGCYESLSGGSTTEGFEDFTGGVAEMYDLKRPPRNMGHIIRKALERGSLLGCSIDITSAFDMEAVTFKKLVKGHAYSVTAFRDVNYRGQQEQLIRVRNPWGQVEWTGAWSDGSSEWDNIDPSDREELQLKMEDGEFWMSFRDFMREFSRLEICNLTPDALTKDELSKWHTQVFEGTWRRGSTAGGCRNHPATFWINPQFKIKLLEEDDDPGDDEVACSFLVALMQKHRRRERRVGGDMHTIGFAVYEVPEEAQGCQNVHMKKDFFLRNQSRARSETFINLREVSNQIRLPPGEYIVVPSTFEPHKEADFVLRVFTEKQSDTAELDEEISADLGDEEEISEDDIEDGFKSMFQQLAGEDMEISVFELRTILNRVIARHKDLKTDGFSLDSCRNMVNLMDKDGSARLGLVEFQILWNKIRSWLTIFRQHDLDKSGTMSSYEMRMALESAGFKLNNKLHQVVVARYADSSMGVDFDNFVSCLVKLEAMFRFFRSMDPEGTGTAVMNISEWLLLTMCG; this is encoded by the exons ATGATGCCCTTCGGGGGAATTGCTGCCCGGCTGCAGAGGGACCGCCTGAAAGCAGAGGGTGTTGGCCAACACCATAATGCCATCAAGTATCTCAACCAGGACTATGAGGCCCTCAAGCAGGAGTGTCTTGAGAGTGGTACCCTCTTTAGGGACCCCCAGTTCCCAGCTTCCCCCTCAGCCCTTGGTTTTAAGGAGCTGGGGCCGCACTCCAGCAAGACGCGGGGAGTGGAGTGGAAGCGTCCTTCA GAATTAGTGGATGACCCTCAGTTCATTGTTGGTGGTGCAACACGGACAGATATCTGCCAGGGGGCTCTGG gtGACTGCTGGCTGCTGGCTGCCATTGGCTCCCTCACGCTCAACGAGGAGCTCCTGCACCGCGTGGTGCCCCACGGGCAGAGCTTCCAGGAGGATTATGCCGGCATCTTCCACTTCCAG ATCTGGCAGTTTGGCGAGTGGGTGGACGTGGTGGTTGATGACCAGCTGCCCACCAAGGATGGGGAGCTCCTGTTCGTGCATTCAGCAGAGTGCACTGAGTTCTGGAGTGCTCTGCTGGAGAAGGCCTATGCAAA GCTGAACGGCTGCTACGAGTCACTCTCCGGGGGCAGCACCACTGAGGGCTTTGAAGACTTCACCGGTGGTGTGGCAGAGATGTACGACCTCAAACGGCCGCCACGCAACATGGGCCACATCATCCGCAAGGCACTTGAGAGGGGGTCCCTGCTGGGCTGCTCCATCGAT ATCACAAGTGCCTTTGATATGGAAGCTGTGACCTTCAAGAAGCTGGTTAAAGGCCATGCCTATTCTGTCACAGCCTTCAGAGAT GTGAACTACCGAGGTCAGCAGGAACAGCTCATCCGCGTCAGGAATCCCTGGGGTCAGGTGGAGTGGACTGGAGCGTGGAGCGATGG TTCCTCTGAGTGGGACAACATTGACCCCAGTGACAGAGAAGAGCTGCAATTGAAAATGGAGGATGGAGAGTTCTG GATGTCTTTCCGGGACTTCATGAGAGAGTTCTCCAGGCTGGAGATCTGTAACCTAACTCCTGACGCCCTCACCAAGGATGAGTTGAGCAAGTGGCACACACAGGTGTTTGAGGGCACATGGCGCCGTGGGAGCACAGCTGGGGGTTGCAGGAATCACCCAG CCACGTTCTGGATCAACCCCCAGTTTAAGATCAAGCTGCTGGAAGAGGATGATGACCCTGGGGACGATGAGGTAGCCTGCAGCTTCCTGGTGGCCCTAATGCAGAAGCATCGGCGGAGGGAGCGGAGGGTGGGCGGCGACATGCACACCATCGGCTTTGCTGTCTACGAG gtccctgaagag GCTCAGGGATGCCAAAATGTGCACATGAAAAAGGACTTCTTCCTGCGAAACCAGTCACGGGCACGATCCGAGACCTTCATCAACCTGCGGGAGGTGAGCAACCAGATCCGGCTGCCTCCTGGAGAGTACATCGTTGTGCCCTCCACCTTTGAGCCACACAAGGAGGCCGACTTCGTCTTGCGGGTCTTCACCGAGAAACAGTCAGACACGGC GGAGCTGGACGAGGAGATCTCAGCAGATCTGGGAGATGAG GAGGAAATTTCTGAAGATGACATAGAGGATGGCTTCAAGAGCATGTTCCAGCAGCTGGCAGGGGAG gACATGGAAATCAGTGTCTTTGAGCTCAGGACTATCCTGAACAGAGTCATCGCTAGGC ACAAAGATTTGAAGACAGATGGATTCAGCCTGGATTCTTGCCGCAATATGGTCAATTTGATGGAT AAAGATGGTAGCGCCCGCCTTGGGCTGGTGGAGTTCCAGATCCTGTGGAACAAGATCCGGAGCTGGCTG ACTATCTTCCGTCAGCACGACCTGGATAAATCAGGCACCATGAGCTCATATGAAATGCGCATGGCTCTAGAGTCAGCAG GTTTTAAGTTGAACAACAAGCTGCATCAGGTGGTGGTGGCTCGCTATGCAGACTCCAGCATGGGTGTGGACTTCGACAACTTTGTCAGCTGCCTGGTCAAGCTGGAGGCCATGTTCA GATTCTTCCGCAGCATGGACCCCGAGGGCACCGGCACTGCTGTGATGAACATCTCTGAG TGGTTGCTGCTGACGATGTGCGGCTAA